Proteins encoded by one window of Chondromyces crocatus:
- a CDS encoding SDR family NAD(P)-dependent oxidoreductase, translating to MATSLSRRTWFITGAGRGLGRAFTVAALEAGDEVVATVRKAEALSDLQEAHGERLQVLQLDVTERETVFEMVQRAIVAFGKLDVVVNNAGCGLVAAIEEAGEAEARAMMETNFFGALWVTQAVLPHLRARGAGHIVQISSVGGVGTMPTMGLYNASKWALEGFSEALAAEVASFGIRVTIAELGGFATDWAWGSMRFAEPLPAYDALRESVLGSAKVPWDMEAKGADTSAGTEVAAQALLAHVDRKDGPLRVLIGADAPEHLRVVLERRRDDYQKDARFRWPT from the coding sequence ATGGCGACCTCTCTTTCACGTCGCACGTGGTTCATCACAGGGGCGGGGCGGGGGCTGGGGCGGGCCTTCACGGTGGCGGCGCTGGAGGCCGGGGACGAGGTGGTCGCCACGGTGCGCAAGGCGGAGGCGCTGAGCGATCTGCAGGAGGCTCACGGGGAGCGGCTGCAGGTCTTGCAGCTCGACGTGACGGAGCGCGAGACGGTCTTCGAGATGGTGCAACGCGCGATCGTGGCGTTCGGGAAGCTGGACGTGGTGGTCAACAACGCGGGCTGCGGGCTGGTCGCCGCCATCGAGGAGGCGGGGGAGGCCGAGGCGCGGGCGATGATGGAGACGAACTTCTTCGGGGCGCTGTGGGTGACGCAAGCGGTGCTGCCGCATCTCCGGGCGCGCGGGGCAGGGCACATCGTGCAGATCTCGTCCGTGGGCGGGGTGGGGACGATGCCGACGATGGGGCTGTACAACGCGAGCAAGTGGGCGCTGGAGGGATTCAGCGAGGCGCTTGCGGCGGAGGTGGCGTCGTTCGGGATCCGGGTGACGATCGCGGAGCTGGGCGGGTTCGCGACCGACTGGGCCTGGGGGAGCATGCGCTTCGCGGAGCCGCTGCCTGCCTACGACGCGCTGCGCGAGTCGGTGCTCGGAAGCGCGAAGGTCCCGTGGGACATGGAGGCGAAAGGGGCCGACACGAGCGCGGGGACGGAGGTGGCGGCGCAGGCGCTGCTGGCCCACGTGGATCGGAAAGACGGGCCACTGCGGGTGCTGATCGGCGCCGATGCGCCCGAGCACCTGCGTGTCGTCCTGGAGCGACGGCGCGACGACTACCAGAAGGACGCGCGTTTCCGCTGGCCGACGTGA
- a CDS encoding TetR/AcrR family transcriptional regulator, whose product MPLRKLPDEARRSERARRAILTAARDLTLDQGYARLTIEGIAAAAGVGKQTIYRWWPSKGAIVFDAFLALSQDAAGNLELPDTGDIEADLRTVLRETILELLDPRHDAAFRALASEIQTDRKLADNLVQALLGPQMEATKRRLQSAQRAGQLARSLDLQLATELFYGPIFHRWLLRTAPLDPTLADALVPLVLRALRPKSAKSPPDPRERDGTR is encoded by the coding sequence GTGCCGCTCCGAAAACTCCCTGACGAAGCCCGGCGAAGCGAACGCGCCCGGCGGGCCATCCTCACCGCTGCCCGCGATCTCACCCTCGACCAGGGCTACGCCCGCCTGACCATCGAGGGCATCGCTGCGGCCGCGGGCGTCGGCAAGCAGACCATCTACCGCTGGTGGCCTTCCAAGGGCGCCATCGTCTTCGACGCCTTCCTCGCCCTCTCCCAGGACGCCGCCGGCAACCTCGAACTCCCCGACACGGGTGACATCGAGGCCGACCTCCGCACCGTGCTCCGCGAGACCATCCTCGAACTGCTCGACCCTCGCCACGACGCCGCCTTCCGCGCCCTCGCGAGCGAGATCCAGACCGACCGCAAGCTCGCCGACAACCTCGTGCAGGCCCTGCTCGGCCCCCAGATGGAAGCCACCAAGCGCCGCCTCCAGAGCGCCCAGCGCGCAGGCCAGCTCGCCCGCAGCCTCGACCTCCAGCTCGCGACCGAGCTGTTCTACGGCCCCATCTTCCACCGCTGGCTGCTGCGTACGGCCCCCCTCGATCCCACGCTCGCCGACGCGCTCGTCCCCCTCGTCTTGCGCGCCCTTCGTCCAAAGTCGGCGAAATCACCTCCCGACCCCCGCGAGCGCGACGGTACACGGTGA
- a CDS encoding Uma2 family endonuclease, producing MGHPAERRPRFATPADLEAAPAQNLTEFIAGTRHPFPRHTPAQAHTASRLGRRLGPFDDDPGGPGGWVLLDTPELHLGQSVLVPDLAGWRIARMPRLPRKAHFTLAPDWIAEVLSPSTTAHDRAAKMPVYAAAGVPWVWLIDPLLRFLEVHHLGPDDRWTVAQVYRGEGRVRAFPFDAIELGLASLWPSFEDEPPDTTR from the coding sequence ATGGGCCACCCTGCAGAACGCCGCCCTCGGTTCGCCACGCCTGCCGATCTCGAGGCCGCACCAGCGCAGAACCTCACCGAGTTCATCGCGGGAACACGCCACCCCTTCCCTCGACACACCCCGGCGCAGGCGCACACCGCGTCGCGCCTCGGCCGGCGGCTGGGGCCGTTCGACGACGATCCGGGCGGTCCCGGCGGCTGGGTCCTCCTCGACACGCCCGAGCTTCACCTCGGCCAGAGCGTGCTCGTCCCCGACCTCGCCGGATGGCGCATCGCGCGGATGCCGCGCTTGCCGAGAAAGGCGCACTTCACCCTCGCCCCCGACTGGATCGCCGAAGTCCTCTCCCCCTCCACCACCGCCCACGATCGCGCCGCGAAGATGCCAGTGTACGCCGCGGCCGGCGTCCCCTGGGTGTGGCTGATCGATCCGCTGCTCCGGTTTCTCGAGGTGCATCACCTCGGCCCTGACGATCGCTGGACCGTCGCGCAGGTCTACCGAGGAGAAGGCCGCGTGCGGGCCTTTCCCTTCGACGCCATCGAGCTCGGCCTGGCGTCCCTCTGGCCCTCGTTCGAAGACGAGCCCCCCGACACGACCCGCTGA
- a CDS encoding serine/threonine-protein kinase produces the protein MRSEGVLARQVVASAFRTTVRRPVDADSDETWSQRPGAMVDGKYRLIKPQRHEGVTEVWLAAHERLRLDFVVKFIHEALLPTAERRQAALERFRFEAQVSARLGARTRHIVAVHDAGTHDGVPYYVMEHLPGSLLSDQIAQHGPLTPARLADLLDQTAQALEAAHAMSILHRDLKPQNLLISGDPEEPFVRVGGFGLAKALDADLGLDTPKKTQRGDVLGSLPYMSPEQIHGTETLDARTDLWSLAVIAYEALTGKIPFEGDSDTKLVTAIGTRPLVPPSRLRPDLPRALDTWFAQALAKKRDERFTSATELSRTFREAMNQPDPPVVEPSRREAVKAGMVGVVLGVACALSLTAALLWTFGEDDVDEARAAPSTTFVAPPPAATELAPEAAEAGTAAPAAERGSAAAPGRTPARSDATKAPASARAGHDTPPVDTTLPGATSSLGTLPSAAPLPLESSGNATTSAPPQEDTPRPRKPDPSAIQ, from the coding sequence ATGAGGTCCGAAGGAGTGCTCGCACGCCAGGTCGTCGCCAGCGCCTTCCGAACGACGGTCCGACGCCCCGTGGACGCGGACAGCGACGAGACGTGGTCCCAGCGCCCTGGCGCCATGGTCGACGGCAAGTACCGCCTCATCAAACCGCAACGCCATGAAGGCGTGACCGAGGTCTGGCTCGCCGCCCACGAGCGGCTGCGCCTGGATTTCGTCGTCAAGTTCATCCACGAAGCGCTGCTCCCCACCGCAGAGCGACGTCAGGCCGCCCTCGAACGCTTCCGCTTCGAGGCGCAGGTCTCGGCGCGCCTCGGCGCCCGCACACGCCACATCGTCGCCGTGCACGACGCCGGCACCCACGACGGCGTCCCCTACTACGTGATGGAGCACCTGCCTGGCAGCTTGCTCTCCGACCAGATCGCCCAGCACGGCCCCCTCACGCCCGCGCGCCTCGCCGACCTGCTCGACCAGACCGCCCAGGCGCTGGAGGCCGCGCACGCCATGAGCATCCTCCACCGCGACCTCAAGCCCCAGAACCTCCTCATCTCCGGCGACCCCGAGGAGCCCTTCGTGCGCGTGGGTGGCTTCGGCCTGGCCAAGGCGCTCGATGCCGACCTCGGCCTCGATACGCCAAAGAAGACCCAGCGCGGCGACGTCCTCGGCTCCCTCCCGTACATGAGCCCGGAGCAGATCCACGGCACCGAGACCCTCGACGCACGCACCGATCTCTGGTCGCTCGCCGTGATCGCCTACGAGGCCCTCACCGGCAAGATTCCCTTCGAAGGCGACAGCGACACCAAGCTCGTCACCGCCATCGGCACGCGCCCCCTCGTCCCGCCTTCACGCCTCCGGCCCGACCTCCCGCGCGCCCTCGACACCTGGTTCGCCCAGGCGCTCGCGAAGAAGCGCGACGAGCGCTTCACCTCGGCCACCGAGCTCTCACGCACGTTCCGGGAGGCGATGAACCAGCCTGACCCGCCCGTCGTCGAGCCCTCCCGCCGCGAGGCCGTGAAGGCCGGCATGGTGGGCGTCGTGCTCGGCGTGGCCTGCGCGCTGAGCCTGACGGCGGCGCTGCTCTGGACCTTCGGGGAAGACGACGTCGACGAAGCGCGCGCCGCACCGAGCACGACCTTCGTCGCGCCACCTCCGGCTGCCACCGAGCTGGCCCCCGAGGCAGCCGAGGCCGGGACGGCCGCCCCTGCGGCAGAGCGTGGAAGCGCAGCGGCGCCGGGCAGGACGCCCGCGCGAAGCGACGCCACGAAGGCCCCGGCGAGCGCCCGCGCCGGCCACGACACGCCCCCCGTCGACACCACGCTCCCAGGCGCGACCAGCAGCCTCGGGACGCTCCCTTCCGCCGCGCCGCTGCCCCTGGAGTCCTCCGGCAACGCGACGACCTCCGCCCCTCCCCAGGAGGACACGCCACGCCCCCGGAAGCCCGATCCGAGCGCCATCCAGTGA
- a CDS encoding Uma2 family endonuclease, whose translation MGRSAEKRLPSATYADLEAVPAHLRAELIRGVLHTFPRPAYAHTRAASRLGAVVVNPFDMGIGGPGGWVILDEPEVHLGEDVLVPDLAGWKLDRIPRRPREQAFFTVPPDWVCEVLSPSTATYDRFDKMPVYAAAGVPWAWLLDPLTRSLEVFLLDPRGRWVVERMIRGDASVRVPPFDAIELNLSSLWPEAEDEDARE comes from the coding sequence ATGGGTCGATCCGCCGAGAAACGCCTTCCTTCTGCCACCTACGCAGATCTCGAAGCTGTCCCGGCTCATCTGCGCGCGGAGCTGATCCGGGGCGTACTGCACACCTTCCCGCGTCCCGCCTATGCGCACACCCGAGCGGCTTCGCGCCTCGGCGCGGTGGTCGTGAATCCCTTCGACATGGGGATCGGCGGCCCAGGCGGCTGGGTCATCCTCGATGAACCCGAGGTTCACCTCGGGGAAGACGTCCTCGTCCCCGATCTCGCCGGCTGGAAGCTCGACCGCATCCCTCGTCGCCCGCGAGAGCAGGCCTTCTTCACGGTGCCGCCCGACTGGGTCTGCGAGGTCCTCTCTCCCTCGACGGCGACCTACGACCGCTTCGACAAGATGCCGGTCTACGCCGCAGCAGGCGTCCCCTGGGCATGGCTCCTGGATCCGCTGACGCGGAGCCTGGAGGTCTTCCTGCTAGACCCGCGAGGCCGGTGGGTCGTCGAGCGCATGATCCGCGGCGACGCGTCGGTTCGCGTTCCCCCGTTCGACGCCATCGAGCTGAATCTCTCCTCGTTGTGGCCTGAAGCCGAGGACGAGGACGCCAGGGAGTAA